The following is a genomic window from Chanos chanos chromosome 1, fChaCha1.1, whole genome shotgun sequence.
CTGACACCACTGTAAAAGAAGATGACtacacacaataaaatgacttttgtttatGGGATGTGGAGTGACATCACTTAGATCAgatgtatatattgtatttcCAAAATCCAAGTATCTGGAATACCAGCATCATATTTCCTTTGCAGACAAAGGCAGTTCAGAGATCTGATTGGTGGGACAGCAGGCCTGTCAGTATTGCATTGCCTGCTGTGTTATAAGACATCCAGTGATctcataaaatgcatttatttatgtgtaataGCAAAACATCTAACAATTTACCACCAGTATTTTATCCATTGACTACtaagtgttgtttaggtcaatGATGACATGTTAAACAGAATGCATGATAGtatgaaatcacacacacacacacacaaaagcttgcCAAAGAACATCTCTGCCAGGGTGACCTGCATTTCCAACCTTCTGCTTTTGGCCTGATGTGGGACTCCACTCAGGCTCAAAGCAGAGGACGTGGAATGTGAACaggaagaaaagcagagaggataCAGTCGAGTATGAACCTCAGGCAGACAGTGTCGCTTACATTATCTATACACTGACATCATCTCCGTGTGTGAGTGAACCCTGAACAGGAGGAAGTGAAGAAGCTGGAGGAAAACAATACTTTTGTATGGTAAACAGTGCTTTCTGACTAAAGTGTCCTCCTGGTGGGTGGAAACTGTGGATATTTGTGAGATAAGGTCCTTACagtaaaaccaaacacagaagAAGTCTGAGGTAACAACACCCGGTGTAGAAATTACAGAGAGTAATATACATTTTTCAAAGATCAGACTGCTTGCAGTTATTGTAAGCAGTTCAACGTCGTGTTATTAATTATGCCAAGACACCACCTGAAACGACGCTTCGGCCACGATGGACTATAACACTGTAAGCCATAACTTACTTAATAAACTTGCCGTTTGTATTCAACAGATGAAACTTTGTTATATATGAGTTCAAGATAACTGGCTTCGGTCCTGGCAATCTCTTACACTTTCACCTTCTCGAATTAGGTCAATTCACACGGACACTCAACACCGATAATAATCTTTTAGTTCACGGTGGTATTTAGCCAGTCCACTTATTCCACAAAATGTAGCATCATTTGCTGTCCTTCCTATGGTTAGCCTATTATACGAAATGGGGACTTACGGATTTGGACTGTCGTGGGATCGAGTTTGCGGGCAGCATTTTGCAAAGTATCCAATCGATGCTGTAATCTCGTGGCCCTCTGAATCACGGCGGCAGCTTCAGTCTCTATCTCCAAGAAGATACTAGATGCATGCCGTGACAAGTCGGATAACTGATGAAAAATGTTGATCAAAGTTTTAAAACTAACGTCATCCAAAGACGAAAATAAATAAGCGGTTGAAACTCTGTACTTTTGCACTCCGAGGTTAACGTATCCACTTAACTTTAAATCCTCCTTGGTCAACCTGCACAGGCGCTGGGGGACGACTGTCCGTTTGTGGAAAGGCATTTTCAGGTAAACCAGACAGAATTCACAAAAATAAGTATTTCAAGAAGTCTGAGATGGTCTGAAAAGAGTGAGTCCACTTTTTACGTGATCTGGTTAGATTCAGGACATACACTGAGGTCCCGCCATACAATTCAAAGGATGCAATTTCGGGTAATCCTGTCCTGCCCCCTTCCATTGACAATGGATGTAGGCTAGAACCAAAACTCCCCTCACTTCGACACAAGGGACGAGCAAAACCAAAATCTGGAGTTCACACTCAAAAACTGGAGGACCTGGAGTGTACAGCCAAGTACAACCCCAGTTTTTGCGAACTCCTCCAGTTCATGTCAggttgaaatgtttaaaatatgtacTAGACTGAATTTATTGGCGATTCATATTACTGCAAGTTTGATATACATTTCGGCGATTTAAAAAGAGTTGTCAGTGTAGTGAAGTATACTTGTAGATGGTGaacatgattttctttttcatttacgCATAAAATGCAACTGTAAAATACAGGAATCTGTGAATAAGTACTGGACAAAGCAGTTATCCACAGACACTCATGCAGGTAGAAAGGGGGGCACTTTTTACGTAATCTAGAGCACTCTTGCGCCCTCGTGTGGCAGGTTACACAACACATTTAGCAAGGCGAGGAAAAGCCTTACAAATGAGGTATGACACTAAAACTTCTTCTAAGTCTTAAATATTCTGTGTGAGATCAAGAAAATGGAAGTTTAATGAAGATTATGTGCCGTTCGTGTTAAGCGTAAAGGCGTGCTGAAAGAGACGCTGGTCTCAACTACACTGAGTTAAAGGGCTcaacattgttcttttttttaaactaccgcagaaaaacacaagaaaacagcTTTACGCAGTAAAACGGAAAGTACCACTGATGTTAATTAACGTTAGCAGGAGTTTCTGCCGTCATAAATGGATAACATCTGTAGCACCTGAATTGCCGCTCAAATATGCTGAATGCAGTGTTTCTCAGCCAAAATCAGAAAACTGATCCCGTTCTCAACAtcaaccttttttctttccgcTATCAGTAGGAATTGATGAGCACacatttaaatcagttaaaTACTTAGTTTTGGGGGAACACGGAACATAGGTCCTGCTGTCAGGACGACTTGCTCATAACTGGTACCAGTGGGTAAAAGTTCCTGTGCTCACAGAGCATACACATTACTAACACATTTTTAGGCAGCTTTCCAGGATGAGATTCTAACATTCTTGTAGCCTATTGGGCGGCTTAGGTCGCTCGGTGAACGTCAACGTCCTACGTAACAACTCAGGAAATGCAATGTGTAAACTTTTAGGTCTGCAGCACCGTAACTTTGGAAAAGTTAGATTGCTATTTAGTTTAACAATGCTGCCAGAAAGTGATCCATCTGTCCTGTAAAAGACGACGTCATAACTGCTCTGTAAGTTATATACTTTTGGTATTAAATTGTAGTCTAACATAGCAGTAAGCCGACTAAAGTGCATACAGGTCGAGCGAGCACACAGGTCTAGCATTTGAGCTAGCTTTGTTATTAAACTGAGctacttcctttttttttttttaatagtgaaCTATCACCATCATTATCTAAAAATCTGTAATAATTTGACAGTCATATGAGTTTAcatacaaaatgttttcaggaTCTTAGTTATCGTGGTAAACAAGGGTTTGCTGCCTGTTTAGCTAGCATGGCATAAGTAAAACTGCGGCTACACTTGACGGGGATTATTCCAGATAAGGATTATCGACCTATCAACACAAGATTATAAACTGTTCACACGACTAATATTAGCAGTTTTACAATGTGTGATTGGACGCTACGGGCGAAGCTAgatatatttttctttgtttacaaTACTGTCGTTTTAAGATTCGGATGCGGGAAATAATCGacatggaggagagaaagatgaaacGTAAAAGCCCAAGGCCGTCCACCAACCAGCCGGCACCTCCGGTCGCGGCCCGCAAAAATGCCAGCTCCACCAGCAGGAACTTCAGCTTCAACGGAATGGGCACTCACTCCAGTCAAAAGGCAAAGTATCGCAGGTAGAAAAGATATACCGCCAAGTCTGTCATTGCTTTGTGATGTGCTTTTTCGGGTTTTCATAAAACAACAGTTTAGCACCACAGTATAGTCATCTTGTAGTGTTTATCAAGGCCTCCGCATAACGCAATGTGATATAGGCGAAATTACACTTTGAGAATCATtcatctttatttcatttttcaaactaATTTGAGTCCTGTTGAGATAGCCTGCCGTTATTTGTTGGCcatgttttgtttactgtcaaCCTAAAAAGTTACTTATTCACAAGTGAGGGGGTTATAATTAAAGAGCTATTTTCCACACAGTTTTAAGTAGCACTCAGTGGACTCACTCAggctttttctgtctctggtaGGGGAGTGAGAGACAAACCCAAGCAACAAGGGCAGTCCGGGAAGAGTAACCAATCTGCTCCCATCCAGCACTCCTTCCTCACTGATGTGTCTGATGTtcaggagatggagagaggccTCCTCAGCCTCCTCAATGACTTCCACTCTGGCAAACTCCAAGCCTTTGGTGAGCAAGGTTTATCTGATGACTCTACCCCAACCCTCCACTAGTTACTCTTTCATTGAGACATTCATATCCACTTAAGTATTAGTTGAGTGCAGGCTCCTTGCACGTGTACACTGTGGTAATGTAATTCCATACTGCATCCAGAGAGGAACTGGTACCTGCGATTTGTAAATGCTGTTAATGCAATGTTTAACCATGTAACTGTAGCCATGTGGCTGTAACCTATAATGGTTCGCGGCATATAATACAATTTTTCATGTGTCAcagttgtttatgtttgtacGTAATTTATTAATACCCATTTGGTTTTAAGAGGGACTTCAAATAAAGGTTTACCAGGTCTTTGTATCTGGTCAGCTTTAAAGTGAACATTAGCATAGTGCGTCAGAGTGCTTGTAGAAGAATATATGGTGAAATATGCAAATAACTGTAAATCCCCAGCCAGGTTGTAACGAGCTCACCAGGtagccggacgcaagtgcagagttggatgaaattttaatgaaaaaacaagCGAGTACACGAATTCCAAACAAGACAGAAGACAAACGGgttacaacacagaataatactgACGGTATCCAAAACAGATTCTAgacgctcagaatacacatatggtgcgtgtagacttcgcaaagaaagagtgaaacagagagcttaataaagagggggaaatcagggaaaacaaaagtgaaaacaggtgtaGGTGATGAAGGGACaagccgatgattagtaaaccggcgacgccgatcgctgaatggctggagtcggtgcgggaggagacgaggtcgttacacaGGTATGTGTAGGAAAATCAAGAACTTAAAAGTTGCTTTCAGTTAAGCACATGATTTCGAAGTGAAACaatggggaagaaaaaaacttaaatCAATGTCTAAATCAGTTCTgccacacattcacattttttttttgttgtttttgttgttgattcagGAAACGAGTGTTCCATTGATCAGATGGAGCGTGTTCGGGAGATGCAGGAGAAACTGGCCAGGTTGCACTTTGACCTCAACGGAGAGGTGGATGAGATGCCAGAGGACCAGAAAAAAGTTGCCTCTGACACTAATATGGACAAATTACTACTGAATGTAAGTTTCATGAAATtattaatgacaacaacaaaaaaaaaaacaacacattttttttattcaagctATGTCTGTATGATGGTGTAAAAAATGTAATTGCAAGTTCTCTCgttttgtaattgtaattattaGTGCCAACTGACAGCGGTTCTGTGTTTCATTCATAATTTGATATCTGCACATACTGTTTCATCaatatcaaaagaaaaacattttcagtcttttagtcttgcttctgttttttcagcacTCAGTAGTCATTAGATACTTCAGTAATATATTCAGTACTCATtgttcagtattcagtattccTAGATATGAGAAGTGCTCATTCTCAACTGtctcagtgttttatttaaaccATCAGTGTATTTGAAAAGGTTCACTACTGGTTCACTAACATTGCACTTGAAGGAAAGTCTATAAACTGGCACAGTGCATGTCTACCGCAGATGAATGAAAGGAGTGAAAAATTCTGGCCTCTCACCATTAATTAATTTTCACAATTAGTTAATTGTGCAAGCCAGTGTCCAAACTGCAGTTAACATACATTATACTGCCCTAGTTCAATCTTGAGCAATTTTTTATATCTTTGACACGCATTGAA
Proteins encoded in this region:
- the ccdc28a gene encoding coiled-coil domain-containing protein 28A isoform X1, translating into MDYNTIRMREIIDMEERKMKRKSPRPSTNQPAPPVAARKNASSTSRNFSFNGMGTHSSQKAKYRRGVRDKPKQQGQSGKSNQSAPIQHSFLTDVSDVQEMERGLLSLLNDFHSGKLQAFGNECSIDQMERVREMQEKLARLHFDLNGEVDEMPEDQKKVASDTNMDKLLLNLEELSSSIQKLNLADSQDIPRTASV
- the ccdc28a gene encoding coiled-coil domain-containing protein 28A isoform X2, whose amino-acid sequence is MREIIDMEERKMKRKSPRPSTNQPAPPVAARKNASSTSRNFSFNGMGTHSSQKAKYRRGVRDKPKQQGQSGKSNQSAPIQHSFLTDVSDVQEMERGLLSLLNDFHSGKLQAFGNECSIDQMERVREMQEKLARLHFDLNGEVDEMPEDQKKVASDTNMDKLLLNLEELSSSIQKLNLADSQDIPRTASV